In the genome of Altererythrobacter sp. TH136, one region contains:
- the yidC gene encoding membrane protein insertase YidC: MDNQRNLLLAVVLCGLLLFGWDAGTKWFYPQPAESVKTQERIEAAADNPGAVVRTREGGLTNPAAEALERRDLATALKSPQRVRIAGPEIAGSIDLVGARIDDLTLTAHRQTADRDSGPVRLFSPAGTPAQHFAQFGWVGNGVKVPDANTVWQATEGPLSPGRPVTLTWDNGQGQRFGIEFAIDENYLITAKQTVANAGAGPVVVQPFALINRTSQTASIDQWTIHSGPVGYFGSGVNFGNNYEDVAEAGKVTPEGDAGWIGFTDIYWLSALVPQSNATVDADFRSLGNDKFRADVIYNPLTVPAGRQIARTTRLFAGAKDSQVLGDYERAGIAGFDNVIDWGWFGIIEKPILWLLRTLYGLVGNFGLAIILLTVIVRGVMFPIAQKQFASMAAMRAVQPKMKAIQERYKDDKAKQQQEIMGLYKSEGINPLAGCLPILLQIPIFYGLYKVLMVGIEMRHKPFALWIQDLSAPDPAHILNLFGLLPFTPPSFLAIGVLAVLLGITMWATFRLNPTAMDPIQQKMFSIMPWVLMFVMAPFAAGLLIYWITSNILTLAQQSYLYSKHPQLKAQADKDKVDRDRAVARDGKVKG, encoded by the coding sequence TTGGACAACCAGCGCAACCTTCTTCTCGCCGTGGTCCTGTGCGGACTGCTGCTGTTCGGCTGGGATGCCGGGACGAAGTGGTTTTACCCGCAACCCGCCGAGAGCGTGAAGACGCAGGAGCGGATCGAAGCGGCGGCCGACAATCCCGGCGCCGTCGTCCGCACCCGCGAGGGCGGCCTCACCAATCCGGCGGCCGAGGCGCTGGAGCGGCGCGATCTCGCCACCGCCCTGAAGAGCCCGCAGCGGGTGCGCATCGCCGGACCCGAGATTGCCGGCTCGATCGACCTCGTCGGCGCGCGGATCGACGACCTGACCTTGACCGCTCACCGCCAGACGGCCGACCGGGATTCCGGCCCGGTGCGCCTGTTCAGCCCCGCCGGCACGCCGGCGCAGCACTTCGCCCAGTTCGGCTGGGTCGGCAATGGCGTGAAAGTGCCCGATGCCAACACGGTCTGGCAGGCAACCGAGGGCCCGCTGTCGCCTGGTCGTCCCGTCACGCTGACCTGGGACAACGGGCAGGGCCAGCGGTTCGGGATCGAATTCGCGATCGACGAGAATTATCTCATCACCGCCAAGCAGACCGTCGCCAACGCCGGTGCCGGGCCGGTCGTGGTGCAGCCGTTCGCGCTGATCAACCGCACCAGCCAGACCGCCAGCATCGACCAGTGGACCATCCACTCGGGCCCGGTCGGGTATTTCGGCAGCGGGGTGAATTTCGGCAACAATTACGAGGACGTGGCGGAGGCCGGAAAGGTCACGCCCGAAGGCGACGCCGGCTGGATCGGGTTCACCGACATCTACTGGCTGTCGGCGCTGGTCCCGCAGTCGAACGCGACGGTCGACGCCGATTTCCGCTCGCTCGGCAATGACAAGTTCCGCGCCGACGTGATCTACAACCCTCTGACCGTGCCCGCCGGGCGCCAGATCGCCCGCACCACCCGCCTGTTCGCCGGCGCCAAGGACAGCCAGGTCCTGGGCGATTACGAACGCGCGGGCATCGCCGGGTTCGACAACGTGATCGACTGGGGCTGGTTCGGGATCATCGAGAAGCCGATCCTGTGGCTGCTACGCACGCTCTACGGGCTGGTCGGCAACTTCGGCCTCGCGATCATCCTGCTGACCGTGATCGTGCGCGGCGTGATGTTCCCGATCGCGCAGAAGCAGTTTGCCAGCATGGCGGCCATGCGCGCGGTCCAGCCCAAGATGAAGGCGATTCAGGAACGCTACAAGGACGACAAGGCCAAGCAGCAACAGGAGATCATGGGGCTCTATAAGAGCGAAGGGATCAACCCGCTGGCTGGATGCCTGCCGATCCTGCTGCAGATTCCCATTTTCTATGGTCTGTACAAGGTCCTGATGGTCGGCATCGAAATGCGCCACAAGCCGTTCGCCTTGTGGATCCAGGATCTCTCCGCTCCGGACCCCGCGCATATCCTCAACCTGTTCGGTCTGCTGCCGTTCACGCCGCCCAGCTTCCTGGCGATCGGCGTGCTGGCGGTGCTGCTCGGCATCACGATGTGGGCGACGTTCCGCCTCAACCCGACGGCGATGGACCCGATCCAGCAGAAGATGTTCTCGATCATGCCGTGGGTGCTGATGTTCGTGATGGCGCCGTTCGCGGCAGGATTGCTGATCTACTGGATCACCTCCAACATCCTGACGCTGGCCCAGCAGAGCTATCTGTACTCCAAGCATCCGCAGCTGAAGGCGCAGGCCGACAAGGACAAGGTCGACCGCGACCGGGCCGTGGCGCGCGACGGGAAGGTCAAGGGGTGA
- the yihA gene encoding ribosome biogenesis GTP-binding protein YihA/YsxC, with protein sequence MTPEDAQAELEERARRLLTGKVEFLLSAPKLEFLPEPVVPEIAFGGRSNVGKSSLLNALTNRKSLARASVTPGRTQELNFFEVGEPLALRLVDMPGYGFAKAPLNVVERWKMLVRDYLRGRLVLKRALVLIDSRHGVKDVDREMMKMLDEAAVGYRIVLTKADKIKASDLAAVHASTLAEARKRTAAFPHVHVTSSEKGMGIAELRAAVLADAES encoded by the coding sequence GTGACCCCCGAAGACGCGCAGGCGGAGCTGGAGGAGCGGGCGCGGCGGCTGCTGACCGGCAAGGTCGAATTCCTGCTGTCCGCCCCCAAGCTGGAGTTTCTGCCCGAACCGGTCGTGCCCGAAATTGCTTTTGGCGGGCGTTCCAACGTGGGCAAGAGTTCGCTGCTCAATGCGCTGACGAACCGCAAGAGCCTGGCCCGCGCGTCGGTGACGCCGGGCCGGACGCAGGAGCTGAACTTCTTCGAAGTGGGCGAGCCGCTCGCGCTGCGGCTGGTGGATATGCCCGGCTACGGCTTTGCCAAGGCCCCGCTCAACGTCGTCGAACGCTGGAAAATGCTGGTGCGCGATTATCTGCGCGGGCGGCTGGTGCTGAAACGCGCGCTGGTGCTGATCGACAGTCGCCACGGCGTGAAGGACGTCGACCGCGAGATGATGAAGATGCTCGACGAGGCGGCCGTGGGCTATCGCATCGTCCTGACCAAGGCGGACAAGATCAAGGCGAGCGATCTTGCCGCGGTTCACGCCAGCACGCTGGCGGAAGCGCGCAAGCGCACCGCGGCATTCCCGCACGTCCACGTCACCAGCTCCGAAAAAGGCATGGGCATCGCCGAATTGCGCGCAGCGGTCTTGGCTGACGCGGAAAGCTGA